From Methanomassiliicoccales archaeon LGM-RCC1, one genomic window encodes:
- a CDS encoding helical backbone metal receptor, with amino-acid sequence MNSTGKKLAITAVVAVAVIVLTPAMGLTHAETEGRSGVVIDFGYWDTVWVNLDFGDGMDGYEALETACGLKGYPLVYQDDRHTIVHSINEQSNLQGKKWGMYMLSEGQWIPCDDPSAVILGPGDIAAWARASGPDDVIPGTDQSGFTYYSYADSGYSLKTGEKLKVVSLAPSVTETICSIGGLDYIVGTDLYSNYPEGVVENKAEGKIRNVGGYSDPNYEWIVKLGPDVVFCEGGTGEHVAMADKLRKSGIDCVVTYDVTNIEVLYDNIWLVASAMGLSENANSVIQTFRGTIDAVSGVIGYQAAVRTFIALSADPSPWTSGSNTFASDTIAKVSGSNVFDSQSSSWFMVSKEQIHAKQPQVMIILHGSEITSEEEYEEFLERIDPVWRETPAYRNGNIYLFTGQAADLLSRPGPRLCQAAELLGKALHPDQFEFRDPLDTIPKYLGDDYRDYLTYQRGMA; translated from the coding sequence ATGAACTCCACCGGTAAGAAGCTGGCCATAACCGCTGTCGTCGCTGTCGCGGTGATCGTCCTGACCCCGGCCATGGGCCTCACCCATGCGGAGACCGAGGGCAGGAGCGGAGTGGTCATCGACTTCGGGTACTGGGATACGGTCTGGGTGAACCTGGATTTCGGGGACGGCATGGACGGATACGAGGCGCTGGAGACGGCGTGCGGTCTGAAGGGCTACCCGCTGGTCTACCAGGATGACAGGCACACCATAGTGCATTCGATAAACGAGCAGTCAAACCTCCAGGGGAAGAAATGGGGGATGTACATGCTGTCCGAAGGCCAGTGGATCCCGTGCGACGACCCCTCGGCCGTCATCCTCGGTCCGGGGGACATAGCGGCATGGGCTAGGGCGTCCGGTCCGGACGACGTCATACCGGGTACCGACCAGTCCGGGTTCACATACTACAGCTACGCTGACTCCGGATACTCCCTGAAGACCGGCGAGAAGCTCAAGGTCGTATCGCTGGCGCCCTCGGTCACGGAGACCATATGCTCCATCGGGGGATTGGATTACATCGTGGGAACCGACCTCTACAGCAACTATCCGGAGGGGGTCGTAGAGAACAAGGCCGAAGGGAAGATCAGGAACGTCGGCGGGTATTCCGATCCGAATTACGAATGGATCGTGAAGCTCGGTCCCGACGTGGTATTCTGCGAAGGCGGCACGGGTGAGCACGTGGCGATGGCAGACAAGCTGAGGAAGTCGGGGATAGACTGCGTCGTGACTTACGACGTCACCAACATAGAGGTGCTGTACGACAACATCTGGCTGGTGGCTTCTGCGATGGGATTGAGCGAGAACGCCAACAGCGTCATCCAGACATTCAGGGGGACCATCGACGCGGTCTCGGGCGTCATAGGCTATCAGGCGGCGGTGAGGACTTTCATCGCCCTGTCGGCGGACCCGTCCCCGTGGACATCAGGCAGCAACACGTTCGCTTCCGACACGATCGCGAAGGTCTCGGGCAGCAACGTGTTCGATTCGCAGTCATCTTCATGGTTCATGGTCTCCAAGGAGCAGATCCATGCCAAGCAGCCCCAGGTCATGATAATCCTCCACGGCAGCGAGATAACCTCCGAGGAGGAGTACGAGGAGTTCCTGGAGAGGATAGATCCCGTATGGAGGGAGACCCCGGCCTACAGGAACGGGAACATATACCTGTTCACAGGGCAGGCGGCGGACCTGCTGTCCAGACCGGGGCCGAGGCTCTGCCAGGCGGCCGAGCTCCTGGGCAAGGCGCTGCATCCGGACCAGTTCGAGTTCAGGGACCCGCTGGATACGATACCGAAGTACCTGGGGGACGATTACAGGGATTACCTTACATATCAGAGGGGGATGGCATGA
- a CDS encoding InlB B-repeat-containing protein: MKASVIVVVLIAAIAVAGAGVYFMMSGGSGNEVIDDEDPKPSPSNPEEPYSGEILEPREIKPTLPSQWSYVGGDVGSFGITDSKTPLNQSDMKMLWKVFSEIDASASNWKTPSSPLCVGDKAYYYKGQESAFYCVDIATGKTIAKASCPSKTVYNMAITYGDGKVFAVTSTGYCSILYAFDAETMQQLFVSVPVDGGETQGTVTYYDGKVFFGTYDGDYACFSTEDKDRTRADEEVEPLWLMECDGWYNATPAFFDDYIVLVKRGFNDMGATAFFMDADTGRVIDSIHFDREYSSSGATAYEGRVYIPLNRVADRNDWEPNEFTSEKLAIRSYKVTPEGFDRSSERYWESEDSFWQKNYKGAVWGGTQSIPVIWNDTIYIGGGGKTLGSNEPLWIIDIGKDGDMKARGYLKDVCTKGTMAISTAYSTKDNGYAVYIYVMEYGHVNEGEAADSINGYADIFVIKDSKDRGTSIEFKLRPDPAQFCYQSFVISEDGYVLLRNDTTLFCFGKENRYGPDDVSSSIDRFLDMYDDGNVNYRDYQRIVARYSGLTDQDRAKVSNYQDLDRLCVTLTLRTVSGDLVMKVPKGAIVDLPDVAVPAGKVLTGWKEGSADWTSFSTPVAKDTVLTPVYADAVKITMDPQNGGGSSIITLAKGDLMPYIHDPSKEGYQFGGWFDGSTQYIPNKTKVSKDASLTARWLKVSYLDFDPDGGSFVSEVYYGVYDRPLGDLPVSVKAGHTFMGWFYDGKEYTSATVYKFEQGITLKAKWSENASATVDNGKGLSVTGKFPASSTLSANASNTNGSTYKAINSECKDRTGSDSNCILVTLKGDGVSKELPLTVKVKANQGYDGKEVKVFYYLDKVIETTGKVKDGYLTFEAYGNTFSGGVQMTFGVQKGVMSEGSW, from the coding sequence ATGAAGGCTTCAGTCATAGTAGTGGTGCTGATAGCCGCGATCGCCGTCGCAGGTGCCGGAGTGTATTTCATGATGAGCGGCGGAAGCGGGAACGAGGTAATCGACGATGAGGATCCAAAGCCGTCGCCATCGAATCCGGAGGAGCCGTACAGCGGCGAGATTCTTGAGCCCAGGGAGATAAAGCCGACACTCCCGTCTCAGTGGTCTTACGTCGGAGGGGATGTCGGGAGCTTCGGCATCACCGATTCCAAGACGCCCCTGAATCAGAGCGACATGAAGATGCTCTGGAAGGTATTCTCGGAGATAGACGCCTCCGCATCCAATTGGAAGACGCCCAGCTCGCCGCTGTGCGTGGGAGACAAGGCCTATTACTACAAAGGACAGGAATCCGCGTTCTATTGCGTGGACATCGCCACGGGGAAAACCATCGCCAAAGCGAGCTGTCCCTCGAAGACCGTGTACAACATGGCCATAACCTACGGCGACGGCAAGGTGTTCGCGGTCACGTCTACAGGCTACTGCTCCATTCTCTACGCTTTCGATGCGGAGACCATGCAGCAGCTCTTCGTATCCGTCCCGGTCGATGGAGGGGAGACGCAGGGAACGGTCACCTACTACGACGGCAAGGTGTTCTTCGGAACATACGACGGGGATTACGCGTGCTTCTCCACCGAAGACAAGGACAGGACGAGGGCGGACGAGGAGGTCGAGCCACTGTGGCTGATGGAGTGCGACGGATGGTACAACGCCACCCCCGCCTTCTTTGACGACTACATAGTGCTAGTCAAGAGGGGATTCAACGACATGGGCGCCACGGCGTTCTTCATGGATGCGGACACCGGAAGGGTGATCGATTCCATCCACTTCGACAGGGAGTACTCCTCGTCGGGCGCCACCGCCTACGAGGGAAGGGTGTACATCCCGCTCAACAGGGTCGCCGACCGCAACGACTGGGAGCCCAACGAGTTCACGTCCGAGAAGCTGGCGATTCGCTCGTACAAGGTCACCCCCGAAGGGTTCGACAGGTCCTCCGAGAGGTACTGGGAGTCCGAGGACAGCTTCTGGCAGAAGAATTACAAGGGGGCGGTATGGGGAGGCACCCAGTCCATCCCGGTGATATGGAACGACACAATATATATCGGAGGCGGAGGGAAGACCCTGGGAAGCAACGAGCCCCTTTGGATAATCGATATCGGCAAGGACGGGGACATGAAGGCCCGCGGCTACCTGAAGGATGTCTGCACCAAGGGCACCATGGCGATCTCCACCGCCTATTCCACGAAGGACAACGGCTATGCCGTGTACATCTACGTGATGGAGTACGGCCATGTCAACGAGGGGGAGGCGGCTGACAGCATCAACGGCTATGCGGACATCTTCGTCATCAAGGACAGCAAGGACAGGGGCACGTCGATAGAGTTCAAGCTCAGGCCCGATCCGGCACAGTTCTGCTACCAGAGCTTCGTGATATCGGAGGACGGATACGTTCTCCTGAGGAACGACACCACCCTGTTCTGCTTCGGCAAGGAGAACAGGTACGGACCGGATGACGTATCCTCATCGATAGACAGGTTCCTGGACATGTACGATGACGGCAACGTCAACTACAGGGATTACCAGAGGATCGTCGCAAGATACTCCGGCCTTACCGACCAGGATAGGGCGAAGGTCTCCAACTACCAGGACCTGGACAGGTTGTGCGTCACCCTGACGCTGAGAACCGTCTCGGGCGATCTGGTGATGAAGGTCCCGAAGGGAGCCATCGTCGACCTCCCCGATGTGGCCGTGCCCGCGGGCAAGGTGCTCACGGGATGGAAGGAAGGTTCTGCTGACTGGACGTCGTTCAGCACGCCTGTCGCGAAGGACACGGTCCTGACGCCGGTGTACGCTGACGCAGTGAAGATCACCATGGATCCCCAGAACGGGGGCGGATCCAGCATCATTACCCTGGCCAAAGGGGATCTGATGCCGTACATCCACGATCCCTCCAAGGAGGGATATCAGTTCGGAGGATGGTTCGACGGTTCCACCCAGTACATTCCAAACAAGACCAAGGTCTCGAAGGACGCATCACTCACGGCCAGATGGCTAAAGGTGAGCTATCTGGACTTCGATCCGGACGGAGGCTCCTTCGTGTCCGAGGTCTACTACGGGGTTTATGACAGGCCCCTCGGCGACCTGCCGGTATCGGTGAAGGCCGGCCATACCTTCATGGGATGGTTCTACGACGGGAAGGAATACACCTCGGCGACCGTTTACAAGTTCGAGCAGGGGATAACACTGAAGGCGAAATGGTCCGAGAACGCCTCGGCCACCGTGGACAACGGCAAGGGGCTGTCGGTGACCGGCAAGTTCCCTGCATCCTCCACATTGTCCGCCAACGCCTCTAACACCAACGGAAGCACCTACAAGGCGATCAATTCCGAGTGCAAGGACAGGACGGGTAGCGACTCCAACTGCATCCTGGTCACCCTGAAGGGGGACGGGGTAAGCAAGGAGCTGCCGCTCACCGTGAAGGTGAAGGCGAACCAGGGCTACGATGGGAAGGAGGTCAAGGTGTTCTACTACCTGGACAAGGTGATCGAGACCACCGGCAAGGTCAAGGACGGATATCTGACGTTCGAGGCCTACGGCAACACATTCTCGGGCGGAGTGCAGATGACCTTCGGCGTCCAGAAGGGCGTGATGAGCGAAGGGTCGTGGTGA